From the genome of Lolium rigidum isolate FL_2022 unplaced genomic scaffold, APGP_CSIRO_Lrig_0.1 contig_13491_1, whole genome shotgun sequence:
atatccctctcatgcaaccctgcaaccacaaagcaagaagtctcttgtgtccccaacacacctaataggtgcactagttcggcgaagagatagtgaaatacgggtggtatgaataagtagtagcaacgagcaccggagaagtgctttgcccaggacaataaacaagcagtagtaacgcagcgagtagtaacgcagcagtagtaacgcgataaaacaatgaaacaaacagtgatagcagtatctaggaacaaggcctagggattacactttcactagtggacactctcaacattgatcacataacagaatagataaatgcatactctacacttttgttggatgatgaacacattgcgtaggattacacgaaccctcaatgccggagttaacaagctccacaataatgctcatattttagtaacctttagtgtaagatagatcaaaagactaaaccaagtactagcatagcatgcacactgtcaccttcatgcatatgtaggaggaatagatcacatcaatattatcatagcaatagttaacttcgcaatctacaagagatcatgatcatagcataaaccaagtactaacacggtgcacacatctgtcacctttgcacacgtgcgggaggaataaaactactttaataacattgctagagtagcacatagataaattgcgatacaaacacattgcaatcataaagagatataaataagcacctcactatgccattcaacagtgaataagtattctgtgaaatatagcctaagagacccacacggtgcacacacttgtcacctttacacacgtgggacaaggagtctccggagatcacataagtaaaactcacttgactagcataatgacatctagattacaagcatcatcatatgaatctcaatcatgtaaggcagctcatgagattattgtattgaagtacataggagagagatgaaccacatagctaccggtacagccccgagcctcgatggagaactactccctcctcatgggagcaacggcggtgatgaagatggcggtggagatggcagtggtgtcgatggagaagccttccgggggcacttccccgctccggcgaggtgccggaacggagactcctgtcccccggatcttggcttcgcgatggcggcggctccggaaggttttccgtatcgtggtttttcgcatcgggggtttcgcgacggaggctttatataggcgaagaggcggcgcgggagggtcgaaggggtggccacaccatatggcggcgcggccggggcccgggccgcgccggcctatggtccgggggcccggtgccccctctcggtccttcccgggtgttccggatgcttccggtgaaaataggaacctgggtcttcgtttcgtccaattccgagaatatttcgttactaggatttcgaaaccaaaaacagcgagaaaacaggaactagcacttcggcatcttgttaataggttagttccagaaaatgcacgaatatgacataaagtgtgcataaaacatgtagataacatcaataatgtggcatggaacataagaaattatcgatacgtcggagacgtatcagccccttCCTTTGAAGGCTCCCCCTCCTCCGGGCGAGAGGTCGCCTCTTCGTCCCCTTCGCCCTCCTGCGGCTTCGGAGCGCCCTGTGATGAAGACCCGGCGCCCCTCTTCGATCCGCGCGGGAGTCGGACGAAGTCTCGCgcttcggagtccgactcggtgcgctcctcctcgtcgtctatCCCCTCCTCCTCGCCTTCGGTCATTTCCGGAGGCTCCTTCCCGGCGAGAGGGGGGAGATGGTCGGCGATCTTCTGCCACCGCTGCATTTGAATCAAGGAAATAAGTTAGAAAGGAGAAGTACTACCTAGGCGTCCGGGGTCGCTGTACAAGTCAATACCTGAGGCGCCGGGTTGTCCTCGGAGAAGGGCTGCAGGCCGTCCtcgaaggaggagaaggtggccgtggtaatcttggcgagcgccttccggtactcgcctTCGTCCCACTCGGTCGCCGTCGTCCGGGTGCAGTCGTTTTGGCCCTGGTACTCCCACATGGAGTGAGCTCGGCACCGCAGGGGGATCAGCCGGCGGCCGAGCcagcagttgtacatgttggccgccGTCAGGCCCTTGTCCTTCAGTGCCTGGATCGCCTGGCGCAtccccttcaccacctcctcctgctcgcgcggcagcgaccggacGTTGAGACGTCGCGGGACGCTGGGCTCGGGGTCGTACTGAGGAATGCAGACCTCGCCGGGGGGTGTACTCCTTGGCGTAGAaccagaagcggcgccactgcgactgcgccttcttggggagcgccatgtcgatgaagctctccccggacttcacctggaaggtgatcccgccattcgggatgagcgcctcgctgctcttgctggcccgggtcgcccgcccatggaagatcGATACCCACAATGGGAAGTATGGCGGGCAGCCTAGGTAGCACTCGCACAGCGCCACGAACAGGGAGATCTGCTGCACACTATGCGGCCCCAGGTCGCATATCTTTATGCCATAGAAGGCCAGAAGCTGCCGGATGAAGTCGGAAGAGGGGAGCGCGAACCCGCGATCCAAGAAGCTGAGGAAGAGCACGAATTCGCCCGGCCTCGGGAgcggctccacctcgttcgccggcggGACCCGCCAGCGCTCCTGCTTGAACTCGGGGATGATCCCGGAGGCAACGTACGGGAGAAGAGACTCGCGAGTGACCTTGGATTTGCCCCAGGCTCTCGCCGCCATGGTTGCGCTTGGGAGCTCTCAACAGGAAGCAGATGGAACAGGAGTGGGGAGAGAATGTGGAAGAATGGTGAGCCCTAATCCCCGGGTCCGACCTTTTATACCGCTGCACTCGCTCAATATAGGTATCAAATCCACCCGTTGATCCGCCGCGGGATTATCGCCCCGCAGTTAACGGTTAGGATCAACGACGGGATCCACGGAACGGGCGTTAAAgctagccgttagcggtcacaTCAGACCCAACGGTCAACTTCGTGCAAACGGCtcgcgcctcggtcaacgtgaaatctagccgttggctcTTCCACGTGTCCGCACCCGGGGCCTGCGCCGACTGGCTTACGACGACTGGTGTACGCCGACTGGCACACGCCGACTGCCATGCGCCTACTGGCTCATCAAGCTCGGGCGATTGAAGACTGGCGGCCAACTGATGTTTATTTGGGGAGCCCGGCGGCGATTCGTCTTAATCCGCCCCAGTGCCTCTTCACGACCAGCGCCGGATCTACGCctcatcaccaccgcgctcggggactactgatggggatatgcccatagggggtgggtcgccagtcccactcgccacaaGGACGAAGGCCCAGGAAGGACCGCCAGTCGCCTAACCGACTGGACTTgaaggcgactgggccgaagaCCCAAGGAGGAGATCCGTACGGCCAGTTAAGAAGATTACTTGTAGAAGGGTGAtgcatcccggattagtagcaactgatatgattcggagttatctccttgtaaccctagaccgggggtggatatataaacccccgggctaaaccctagaggacacgatatctgagatccaatctcccctttgtaagctcttggctccgtgccgactgagccccccattgtaattctccaccgaGCAATAAGAtccagcaggacgtaggccttttactctccggaggggctgaacctgggtaaaaccttgcgtcccttgcaccttgacccgtagatggcgatgttcccttgccctcgcatcaacgaagtgctacccctgtagcatctgccgtggttatATCCACGACAACTAGTATGAATATCACGAGATCATTTTCCTTCCAATATTATGTACTTCCTTAGTTCTGTATTATAAGATGTTATTTCTTCAagaataatataagatgttatacaACCAATATGTGTTTTCATATGTGCGATAACATCGCATAGCGAAATGACCGAAAACACCTCCATGCCCACCACACCTACAACACAATGCAAAACACAGTGTAGATGACGTGGCAAAGCGAGCTTATCCACCTAGTATGAATAATAAAGTGGGAGCATGTGCGAGCAATCATTCACGGTATTAGCTATTTCATTGTGCCCAACCAAACTAAGAGCTATTTTTTACCATCTTAAGTGTAAAACCCAATTTTCCTCAAAATTTTAAAACTACTCTGTATTAGAAAATATGGCACCATTCCATAAAAGGTTTAATTTGACATTCTCATAAATTTGAATTTACTTAAATCTTAATGTTAATTTGGTTTCTGGATTTTAGAGATGACAAGAGGTTTTTACCGCAAACATAATTTCCCTTCCAAGCCTCTATCTTTTAAGATTTTTCCTAAATGAAAATTCTTAGCATATACTTTGGCCGAATTCACGTGGCCCGATTTTCTCTCtattatttatcatattttaccAATCTGGTCTAGCCCACCACTCTTAATTTTTTGTCCTTctttttttctctccagccatttCGTCCACTACACGGCCCAAGAATGTGCGAGCTGGCCCAACCCCTTACTTTACCTCCCGCCGTGCCACTACCACACCCATTCTCCTATCGCCTCCCTCTGCACATCCCCTCTATGCGCACGAGCACGACACGGCCCATGGCCCGCCTCTACCGCCCGCTCCATCTCAGAGACCACCAACTATGAGATGGATACCAAGCGGGTGCTACTTTTCTCTAATTAGTTACAAGTGTGACACCGAAATTATTAACTCCCTTTAATAGTACATACACATAGCATATGTGAACCAAGTTTAAATGTGAAAACACCATTAATTTTTTCTCACACTACATACAATAACTAATATTATGTTGACACACCATACTTAAAAATTAATGAATTGACAATTCATAGGAAATGGACCATCTTAATTACAGTACATATGTGCACACAACAAGATAGGAGTACCGTACCAAATTTGTACTAGGCAGTTACAAGTGGAGTAACCTCATTGCATGGGCATGAAAGAAACCGAAGTTACCTTTGTATTCCGAAATAGCAAAACTACAGCCGCACATTCCTAACTATCGAATCCCACAAAAGTAGCAAAGCATAGCGCAACTCCCTTCCCTAGAATCCCCTAAAACCGCAAACCGACGCCGGTCCCACGCGTCAGCCCCCTCGCAGCAGCCGCATCGGACAGCCAGGCGCCCGCGAAATCCTAGATCTGACGGCCCAGATCCGCTTCTAACGCCCTATATATTCCTAGCCTCACCCACAGCCACGAGCTCCCTCTCTTTCAGCCTCCACTCTTCCCGACCCTCCACACAACCTCTCCTGCTCcccacagcggcggcggcggcgcctgctgcgacgacggcgacgatgcagatggcggcggcgacgaccgatGCTCCGGCGGCAGCTGTGGCGCACCCACATCCCCACGCCCACGGACCACCGGTGCCGCACGGCCACGGCCACCCGCACCCACACCACCACATGCCGCAGCCGCGGTGGGTCGTCCTGCCctaccccccgccgccgccgatggtggcCGCGCCCCCGCCTCCCCCGCCGCAGTACGTCAAGCATTTCGCGCCGCCGGCCTCGGTCACTCCGCCCCCGCCATCGGCCGGATCCGGCGGGAACGGGGGTGACGAGAACCGGACGATCTGGGTCGGCGACCTCCAGTACTGGATGGACGAGAACTACCTCCACAGCTGCTTCGGCCCGAGCGGCGAGGTTAGTTAGGTCTTCACGAGCCCGCTTGTCCGATCCAGCCTTGCCCGTGCCGGATCTCTCGAATCCAGTTTTATTTCTTCTTTGACTGCGCGCCGATTCATTCAATTGTGTTGCAAATCGAGCTAATTTTTGCCGTTAACATTGTGTAGTAATGATAAAGCTGTGTGTTTTTCCTACTGTTGGCTTGATAAATGCTAAAGTTGACAGCTTTGAGCCCAATCCATGCAGTATGGTTGAATTCGACTAGTTAGTTGTTTTGCCGTAACCTGGATTTGGAAATTTGTAGTCGTGCAATAGCCAATATATTAAGTGATGTTTGTGGCGAATTATCCCATGGATGTGCGAGTTCTGTAGATTTAGTGTTGCTAGGATGGTAAAGGCACCAACTTTTGAGTTTACACTTTCGTAGTTTGGATAAATGTATGAGACCCATTACGATTTGTTAAGGATATATGCATACACAAAGattatttttccttgaatttactAAGTGAAGAGAACATATCACACTTCTACGTTATATCAGTGTGTCTTCCATGCATTGCTAACTGTCATTCTTTGCACCCATCTGTTCTGTAGGTGGTCACAATTAAAGTTATCCGCAATAGGCATTCTGGAGTTTCTGAGGGTTATGGTTTTGTAGAGTTCTGTTCCCATGCATCAGCAGAGAAAGCACTTCAGAATTTTGCCGGTCATGTAATGCCTAATACTGACCGAGCTTTTAAGTTAAATTGGGCATCATATAGTGTGGGAGAAAAACGATCCGAACTTGCTTCTGATCACTCAATTTTTGTTGGTGATCTAGCTGTTGATGTTACCGATGAAATGTTGATGGAACTTTTTGCTAACAAATATCGATCTGTGAAAGGAGCTAAAGTTATTATTGATGCAAACACGGGCCGTTCTAGGGGATACGGGTTTGTTAGGTTTGGAGATGATAATGACAAAACTCATGCCATGACTGAAATGAATGGTGTATATTGCTCCACTCGGCCAATTCGCATAGGACCTGCGACTCCTAGAAGAACTACAGGTATTTCcaaaatttcaaacttgttttgAGTAACATGTTTGGTATCATTTTCGAGCTTGGTGTTGGCATTTGCAGTAATTATGGCATTCTACTCCTCCCATATAACAAATTGTTGACTTTTCGGATATGATTTAAGTTAAACTTTTAAAATTCTGACTATAAGTATTGCTATTAATATAGATCAAGAACATTTAATCATATGTTTAGAATTGAAACTAAAAGTGTATTCATAATACAATATTTTTCTTGGTTTACATATATTATAGTAAAAGTTAGTGGGCAAAGGTAAATCTTGAAAACCATGTCATCTTTTTGTGATGTGAAGGGAGTAACACCAAGCAAATGCTTGGGGCCTTGTTGGTCGGTCGGACATGTTAGTATCACTACTTCAGTTTGATGCTCAGTGTTTTGTTATGCAGAAGTATTTTAGGTTCAGTGATCTGCATCCGTCTAGGATACACTCCCGCCCATCTAGCTTATTTATCCTGCATAGGCAATCACCTATGCCCCTCAATTGGCACTTAGTCTCTAGGCGCTTGGTCTGCTGCCTGACTAATGCCTTGCTGATCACTAATTATCAGTTTCTCACTTTTCTATCTATCATAGTTTTAATCCCTATGATTATTGTACTTTCAGGTGATTCTGGTTCCTCTCCACCAAGGCAATCAGATGGGGACTCGACTAACAAGACAGTATGTGCTTGTTTCCTAGCTGTTACCTTTCTATCTCTTTGTCTAAATAAATCTATAGACTCTTATGTGTAGAAAGACTGTAGTATCTTATCAGTTTTTGTTGTAGGTATATGTTGGTGGGCTTGACCCCAATGTCAGTGAAGATGAACTAAGGAAAGCATTTGCAAAGTATGGCGATGTTGCCTCTGTCAAAATTCCTGTTGGGAAACAGTGCGGCTTTGTTCAATTTGTCAACAGGTAATATTATGAAGATCTTTGTATACACCCTTATAAGAAATTGTTAGATGCTGAAGTATTTATCGGTTCTTGCTGCAACATTTGATATTATGTGAAATGAATACCTTGTTGCAGAGCTGATGCAGAAGAAGCACTACAAGGGTTGAGTGGATCAACAATTGGGAAACAGGCAGTTCGTCTTTCTTGGGGACGCAGTCCAGCAAGCAAACAGGTTTGAACTTGTCTAGACTGTAATCGTATCTTTAATTAATCTCACCAGATTACGACATCATCAACTCTTTGATTGACTTATTCAACACTTGCTTAATGCACATCTGTAAATCTGCATTGACAAAGATAATTTGCATTAATTGCACATGTTTACACTATTCAGGATATTCTTCAAATCAGAAATAAAAGTTTCCTACATACTGTTGCATTTTGTGACTTGCATTTGG
Proteins encoded in this window:
- the LOC124680359 gene encoding polyadenylate-binding protein RBP47C'-like, giving the protein MQMAAATTDAPAAAVAHPHPHAHGPPVPHGHGHPHPHHHMPQPRWVVLPYPPPPPMVAAPPPPPPQYVKHFAPPASVTPPPPSAGSGGNGGDENRTIWVGDLQYWMDENYLHSCFGPSGEVVTIKVIRNRHSGVSEGYGFVEFCSHASAEKALQNFAGHVMPNTDRAFKLNWASYSVGEKRSELASDHSIFVGDLAVDVTDEMLMELFANKYRSVKGAKVIIDANTGRSRGYGFVRFGDDNDKTHAMTEMNGVYCSTRPIRIGPATPRRTTGDSGSSPPRQSDGDSTNKTVYVGGLDPNVSEDELRKAFAKYGDVASVKIPVGKQCGFVQFVNRADAEEALQGLSGSTIGKQAVRLSWGRSPASKQV